DNA from bacterium:
ACCAGTTGCTCGGGGGCGCCGTGCGGAACCGGGTCCGCCTCTACGATCACCTCGGCGGCGGCGATCCCGACGCCGTGTACGAGTCGTTCACCCCGGAACGCGTCGCCGACCATGCGCGGGCGTCCGTGGCCAAAGGGTTCACCGCGGTCAAGGCGGTGTTCGTCCCCAGAACCGGGGCGCTCGAGGGGCCCGGCCCGGTGCGGCTCGTGGACCGGCTCATGGCGGCGCTCCGAGACGCCGTCGGCGACGAGGTCGACCTCATGCTGGACTTTCACGGGCGCACGACCCCGGCGATGGGCATCCAGTACGGGCGCGCGGTCGCTCCGTACTCGCCGCTGTTCATCGAAGAGCCGTGTCTGCCGGAGAACGTCGAGGCGATGGCGGAGGTCGCGCGGCAGCAGCCGTGTCCGGTCGCGACCGGGGAGCGCCTCGTGACCCGGTACCAGTTCCGTCCGCTCCTCGAACAGCGTGCGTGCGCGGTCGCGCAGGCGGACGTGGGGCACTGCGGGGGGCTCTCCGAACTCAAGAAGATCGCCGCGATGGCCGAGACCTACTACGTCTCGATGGCGCCGCACAACCCGGCCGGGCCGATCGCCCAGGCCGCGGCGCTGCACTTTGCCCTCTCGACGCCCAACTTCTTGATCCAGGAGCAGATGCACGCCGACGCGCCGTGGCGGGACGACGTGGTGGACGAACCTCTGCCGCGGGAGGCGGGCTACGCGCTGCCGCCGACCCGGCCCGGGCTTGGCGTCAACGTCAACGAGCGTGAGGCCGCGAGGCACCCGATGGCGCAGGAGCTGCTGATGCGGTACGTCTACGACGACGGCTCGGTCGCCGATTGGTAGGCCGCGGGAGTTGCGGGCCCGTGCGCGAGCGTGGGGCGGTCGTCGCGGGGTCGGGAAGTCTCATGAGCGCCACGCCGACGCGGGCGGGCGAGACGGGAGGGCCGCATGAGCGGAATCTTCGCGCTGTTTGACTTCCGCGGCGCGATCGAGTACCTGCCGGATTTGTTGCGGGGAGCGTTGATCAGCGTCGAGCTGACCCTCAGCGTGATGGCCCTCAGCCTGGTGTTCGGGCTGATCGTGGCGCTTGCGCGGATGACGCGCGTCCGGCCGGTGCGGGTGGTGGCGACGGTCTACGTGGAGGTGATCCGCGGCACCCCCGCGCTGCTCCAACTGTTCTACATCTACTTCGTGCTGCCGGCGTTCGGGGTCCGGCTCCCGCCGTTTGAGGCCGGGATGATCGGGTTGACGATCAACTACGCCGCGTATCTGTCGGAGGTGTACCGCGCCGGCATCCAGGCGGTCGCGAAGGGCCAGTTGGAGGCGGCACAGGCCCTCGGGATGTCGCGCACCCTCACAATGCGGCTCGTGATTCTCCCGCAGGCGATCCGCATCGTGGTGCCGCCGCTCGGCAACTACTTCATCTCGTTGTTCAAGGACACGGCGCTGGCCTCGATCATCACCGTGAAGGAGCTGCTGTTCACCGGGCAGATCATCGCGGCCACGAACTTTCAGTACTTCACGATCTTCACGATCATCGGCGCGATCTACCTCGCGCTGTCCTACCCGGGGTCGCTTGCGGTGCAGTATCTGGAACGCCGGATGAAGATCGGCTACCGGACGCGGCGGATCGGCCCGCTGGGCGATTCCACGCGGGGCGCGCCGCAGGGGGCCGTGTGATGATCCGGCTGGAGCGCGTCAACAAGTCGTTCGGCCACCTGCACGTCCTGCACGACGTCACGCTGGAGGTCCAGAAGGGCGAGGTCGTCTGCATCATCGGGCCGTCCGGCGCGGGCAAGTCAACCTTGTTGCGGTGCATCAACCATCTCGAGGGGATCGACAACGGGACGATCTACATCGACGACACGCCGGTGTACCGGTTCACCCACGAGGGCAAGATGGTCGTCGACCCCGACCACCGGGTCGAGGCGCTGCGGTCGCAGGTCGGCATGGTCTTCCAGTCCTTCAACTTGTTCCCGCACCTGACGGCGCTGGAGAACATCATGATCGCGCCCGTGCACGTGCGACGGGAGCCGCGCGAAGAAGTCCGGCAGCGGGCGCTCGCGCTCCTGACGAAGGTCGGGCTGTCGGACAAAGTTCACGCGTACCCTCACGAGCTCAGCGGCGGCCAACAGCAGCGGGTTGCGATCGCGCGGGCGCTGGCGATGCAGCCCAAGGCCATGCTGTTCGATGAGGTGACCTCGGCCCTGGATCCCGAGCTGATCGGCGAAGTGCTGCGCGTCATGCGCCAACTGGCGGCCGAGGGCATGACGATGGTGATCGTGACCCACGAGATGGGGTTTGCACGGGACGTCGCCGACCGTGTCATCTTCATGGCCGACGGCATCGTGGTCGAGGAGGGCTCCCCCCAGCAGATGTTCTCCGCCCCGAGGAACGACCGGACGAAGCAGTTTCTCCAGTCGATTCTCGAGCGGAACGCGGAGCTCGGGGACGCGACGACGGTGCCGTCCGGGCCGCTGGCGACGTGAACCCTGGTGCGCTGACGAGAGCGGCGAGCGACGATCGGGCGACCGCGCGGGCGAAAGGGGGGTGACGCGCCGCTGACGGGGTCGGGCAGCGTGTCGAAGACGGCCGGTGGAGGCCGCTGGACGTGGCGCCGTTCAGCGGGCGGGCCAGACGACGAGAGGGGGGACGGACGCATGGGCAAGCTGCGGGGGATCGTGTGTCTTGTGGTGGCGGGGCTCTTTCTCGTTGGCACGTCGCTTCCGGTGCTCGCGGTCGGGAACATCCTGGGGATCAACTCGTTCACGGGCGGCGACGGCTCCTTCAAGCGCGTGCTGCGCGAAGGGATCACGATCGGCATCGCCAACGACTACCCGTTTACGTACCAGGACGAGAAG
Protein-coding regions in this window:
- the dgoD gene encoding galactonate dehydratase produces the protein MKITAVRPLIVGARMRNWIFVKVETDAGVVGWGECTTEWKTRAVAGCVEDLVPFVVGEDPLRVEHLWQVMSRQPFFRGGIVAMSAISGIDQALWDIAGKVRNVPVYQLLGGAVRNRVRLYDHLGGGDPDAVYESFTPERVADHARASVAKGFTAVKAVFVPRTGALEGPGPVRLVDRLMAALRDAVGDEVDLMLDFHGRTTPAMGIQYGRAVAPYSPLFIEEPCLPENVEAMAEVARQQPCPVATGERLVTRYQFRPLLEQRACAVAQADVGHCGGLSELKKIAAMAETYYVSMAPHNPAGPIAQAAALHFALSTPNFLIQEQMHADAPWRDDVVDEPLPREAGYALPPTRPGLGVNVNEREAARHPMAQELLMRYVYDDGSVADW
- the ehuD gene encoding ectoine/hydroxyectoine ABC transporter permease subunit EhuD gives rise to the protein MSGIFALFDFRGAIEYLPDLLRGALISVELTLSVMALSLVFGLIVALARMTRVRPVRVVATVYVEVIRGTPALLQLFYIYFVLPAFGVRLPPFEAGMIGLTINYAAYLSEVYRAGIQAVAKGQLEAAQALGMSRTLTMRLVILPQAIRIVVPPLGNYFISLFKDTALASIITVKELLFTGQIIAATNFQYFTIFTIIGAIYLALSYPGSLAVQYLERRMKIGYRTRRIGPLGDSTRGAPQGAV
- a CDS encoding amino acid ABC transporter ATP-binding protein, encoding MIRLERVNKSFGHLHVLHDVTLEVQKGEVVCIIGPSGAGKSTLLRCINHLEGIDNGTIYIDDTPVYRFTHEGKMVVDPDHRVEALRSQVGMVFQSFNLFPHLTALENIMIAPVHVRREPREEVRQRALALLTKVGLSDKVHAYPHELSGGQQQRVAIARALAMQPKAMLFDEVTSALDPELIGEVLRVMRQLAAEGMTMVIVTHEMGFARDVADRVIFMADGIVVEEGSPQQMFSAPRNDRTKQFLQSILERNAELGDATTVPSGPLAT